GATGTTGGCGAGCACCGGGATCCAGAGGTAGACGGACGGGCTCATCCCGACCCCGTAGGCCGGCTGCGTCGCGTAGGCGGTGCCGAACACCACGACCGTGGTGCCGATCACGTTGGCGAGACCCATGCAGACCGCGCGGAAGACCGTGCCGCCGTTCTCGCGGAACAGCTGGGCGACGGGGACGCGGGGCACACGATCCTGCTTCTCCTCGCGGAGGAAGGCGGGCGTCTCCTCCACCCGCGTCCGGATGATCAGGCCCGCGACGATGACCACGACGCTGAGCAGGAACGGGATGCGCCAGCCCCAGGCCTGGAAGGCCTCCGGCGACAGGAAGGTCGACAGCGGGATGAAGCTGGCCGACGCGAGGATGCTGCCGGCCTGCGTGCCCTGGAGGCTGAAGCTCGTGAAGAACCCGCGCCGCCCCTCCGGAGCATGCTCGACGATCATCGCGCTCGCGCCGCCGAGCTCGCCCGCGACCGCGAAGCCCTGGATGAGCCGCAGCACCACGAGGAGGATCGGCGCCAGCACGCCGACCTGCGCGTAGGTGGGCAGCAGGCCGACCAGGAGGGTCGAGATGCCCATCAGCATCATCGCGAACACGAGGACGCGCTTGCGGCCGTATTTGTCGCCGAAGTTGCCGAGCACGAAGGCGCCGATCGGGCGCGCGACGTAGCCGACGCCGTAGGTGGCGAGGGAGGCGATCAGCGCCACTGCGGGGCTCTCGCTGGGGAAGAAGATCTGCGGGAAGACCAGCGCCGCCGCTGACCCGTAGACCGCGAAATCGTAATACTCGAGCGCACTGCCGAACCAGCCGCTGATGGCGGCCCGCCGGGGCATGCGCCGCTCGTCCGCCGATGTCACGCCGTTGTCGGGCATCGTCATCTCCTGTCGTCGTCGACTAGTGGATGGTAACGGAGCGCTCGTTGGTAAGCGCTTTCCGTATGGTTGGGACAAGGTTAGGTTGGATCGATTCAGGTGTCAAGACTCGGGGTGCGGATGCGGGAGATTGCATGCATTTCGGGGCGCTGGAGGTGGTGGTGCGCTACTCCGGAGGATGTGGCTGCGGGCGGGGCGGATTCCGGAGTTGGCCGCGTTCTTGCGGCGTGGCGGTTTGGGTGTCCGGAGTTGGGGCGGCTGGCGTCGGCCGCGTGGCGGGGTGCTTGGAGTGGTGGAGGCGCGGGGCGGCGGGCCGCCGAGCGGCGGGAGGCGGGGAGCGGGGAGCGGCGGGAGGCGCGCGCAGTGGAGGTAGGGCACGCGGCGAGGAGACGCGGACGTCTGCTGTTAGGGCGGCCGATAGCGCGGCCGGAGGCCGCCAGGTGGCGGCCTCTCCCGCGGCCCAAGGTCGGGTAGCGGCCGAAGGCCAGGTGGCCGCCCATAGGCGGCCGAAGGCCAGGTGGATCGCGCGCCGTTTCGCCGGCGTGGTGGATGTCCGTAACCACGGAGACCGCGGCGCGTCCTCGGCGCGTCGGCCGGTTGCGCCGGACATTTCGGTCGCGCGGGGTCTGAACTCCGGAGTTACGAACGGCGCGTCAGCGGGCGGCGCGCGCCAGCGCGGCGGCCGCCGCGCGCGCCCAGCGCGCTGGCGCCGCCATCGCGGCGGCGGCACCGCCGGCGAGCCGGTCGAGGGCGACGGCGGCGGCGAAGCCGTCCGGGTCGGCCGCCAGCGAGCCCGCCACCAGCAGCGGCGACGCGCCCGCGGCGCGCGCGAGCTCGGCCACGTAGGTCGGCACCTTGCCGGCCGCCGACTGTGAGTCGAAGCGGCCCTCGCCGGTGATGACGACATTCGCGTCGGCGATGAGGGCGGGCAGTCCGATCACCGAGCCGACCGCGGAGGCGCCGGAGGCGAGTTCCGCTCCCCAGGCGAGGAGGCCGTAGCCGGTTCCGCCCGCCGCACCCGCCCCCGGCGAGTCGGGGCGGCCGACCACGGTCAGCAGCGCGGCGAGTCCGGCCTCCAGCTTCTCGATCTCGGCCGGGCCGGCGCCCTTCTGCGGGCCGAAGACGGTGGCGGCGCCCAGTGGACCGAGGAGCGGACTGGTCACGTCACTCAGAATCGTCGCCCCGCCGGGCGGCAGCGCGCGCACTCCGGAGAGGTCGACCTCCGCGATGTCGCGCAGGCCCCGGCCGCCGAGCGGCACCGGCTCGCCCGCCGCGTTGAGGAACCGCGCCCCGAGCGCGGTCAGGGCGCCGGTGCCTCCGTCCGTGGAGGAGCTGCCACCGATCGCCAGCACCAAGCGCTCGGCGCCCGCGTCGAGGGCGGCGCCGATCGCCTGGCCGAAGCCGAGGGTGTGCGCGTCGAGCGGGAGGAGACGTTCGGAACCGTCCCTGGCCAGCAGCCCCAGCCCGCTGGTCGCTGCCAGCTCCACCACTGCCGTGCCGTCCGGCAGCAGCACCCACGCCGCGTCGACGGGAGCGCCTGCGGGTCCGGTGACGCGCACCGGGCGGCGGGAGGCGCCGGGGACGGCGGCAAGGAAGGCGTCGAGGGTCCCCTCTCCCCCGTCGGCCATCGGCGCCAAGACCGCCTCGTCCGCGGGGCGGGCGTCGCGCCAGCCGTCGGCCAGGGCGGTGGCGACCTCCGTGGCGGAGGCGGTGCCCTTGAAGGAGTCGGGGGCGATGACCACACGGAGAGGGTGTCGGTCGGTGTCCGCGGCGTCCTCGTCCATACGCCTCAGCCTGCCACGGCCGGATTCGCGGCGTGTCCGGCGGCGACGGACGCAGCCGCACCGGTCTCACCCTCACCGGCCCCTCCGCGCTCCCCCAGCGGCACATACCGCCCGAACGCCTCCACCGTGCGGGCGACCGCCTCCACGGGCGGCGCGGCCCAGAGGTCCGCGTTGAAGATCTCGACCTCCACGTCGCCGGTGTAGCCGGTCGCCTCCACCGCCTCCGTGAGCAGCGCGAAGTCGATGTGGCCGTCGCCGGGCAGGCCGCGGGCGAGCAGTGCGTCGGCGGGGATGGGCGTCAAGAAGTCGCACACCTGGTATGTCGCGATCCGTCCGGAGGCGCCGGCGCGGGCGATCTGCGGGAGGACGTCCGGGTCCCACCAGATGTGGAACGTGTCCACAGCCACGCCGACCGACGCCGCCGGGAACGGGTCCGCCAGGTCGAGCGCCTGCGCGAGGGTCGACACGACGGCGCGGTCGGCGGCGTACATGGGGTGCAGCGGCTCGATGGCGAGCGTCACGCCGGCGGCGCGCGCCTCCGGCTCCAGCTCGGCGATGGCCTCGGCGACGCGGAGGCGCGCCCCCGGGAGGTCCGTCGACCCCGCGGGCAGGCCGCCGGCGACGAGCACGAGGACGGCCGCCGAGCCGGGAGCGCCCGCGGCGGCGAGGGCGGCGGTCTCGTCGATCGCGCGCCGGTTGTCGTCGAGCGCTGCGCGGCGTTCCGGTCCGGGAGGGGCGGTGAAGAACCCGCCGCGGCACAGGCTGGAGACGCGGAGCCCGGAGTCGGCGACCATCCGCACCGCCTCCGCCAGCCCCACCTCGGCCACCGGCTCGCGCCAGAGCCCGATGGCCGGGACGCCCGCGTCGCCGGTGGCACGCAGGGCGTCGGCGAGGCTCGCGTGCTTGATCGTGGCCTGGTTGATCGACAGGCGGGGGTGCGCGGCGGTCACGACTCCACCCCGTTCACCGCGAGCAGCCCGCGCCAGCGGCGTGCGATCGGCCGCATGCAGCCGAGGACCCCGGTGAACGAGAGACGCGCCCCGGCGGCGGTCACGACTCCACCCCGATCCCGGCGGAGGCAGGCGGCCGGCTCCGGGCAATCGAAGGCCCCGCCGACCGCAAGGCGCGGGTGCGCGGCCGTCACGACTCCACCCCGTTCACCGCGAGCAGCCCGCGCCAGCGGCGTGCGGCCAGCTCCGGATGCTCCAGCGCTCCGCAGGCGGCGGCGAGCCGGACGATCTCGGAGAGATGCGGGAGGCTGCGGGCCGCGTGCAGGCCGCCCACCATGCTGAACGCCTCCTGGTGGCCGTTGAGCCACGCGAGGAAGGCGACGCCCGTCTTGTAGAAGTAGGTGGGCGCGGCGAACACCTGGCGCGAGAGCGCCTGGGTCGGCTCGAGGATGGCGCTGAACGCCTCCGGCGAGCCCGCGTCGAGTGCCTGGATGGCGGCGGAGGCCGACGGGGCGAGGGCGGCGAAGGCGCCGAGCAGCGCGTCGGAGTGCCGCTCGCCGTCGCCCGCGATCAGGCCCGCGTAGTTGAAGTCGTCGCCGGTGAACATGCGGACGCCGTGCGGGAGGCGCGCCCGCAGCGCCACCTCCGCCTCCGCGTCGAGGAGGCTCAGTTTGATGCCCGCGACGCGGTCGCCGGCGGCCTCGATGATCCGCAGGACGGTGTCCGCGTCGCCGAAGTATCCCTCCAGCTCGGGATCGAAGGCGGTGCCGAGCCAGTGCAGGACGACCGGCGCGGCCGCCGCCTCCAGCACCTCCCGGTAGACCCGCTCGTAGTCGCCGGGAGTCTGCGCGGCGCGGGCGAGGTGGCGGCTGGCCATGAGCACGACGCCCGCTCCGGCGTCCTCGGTGAAGTGCAGCTGCTGCTTGTACGCGTCGATCACGGAGTCGAGGGGGATGACGCGCTCGTCGACGTGGTCGGTGTTGACGCCGGCCACGATGCTGCCGCCGGCGGCCCTGGCCTCGGCGGCGCTGCGGGCGATCAGCTCGCGGGTCGCCGCCGCGTCGAGGCCCATGTTGCGCTGGGCGGTGTCCATCGCGTCCGCCACGCCGAGGCCCCACGACCAGAGGTGGCGGCGGAACGCGAGCGTCGCCTCCCAGTCGATGTCGGCCGGAGCGCCGGGCACGTTGTCGGCCCAGGGCTTCGGGATGACGTGCGCGGCCGCGTACGCCACCCGCGAGCGCAACGGGGTGCTGGGGCGCTCGAAGGCGGGTGCCTCGCCGAGGTCGGCGACGGTGGTGGTGCCGTCGGGGTGCAGGAGGGTGACGGGATGGAGGGAGGTGGCGGTGAGCGTCATGCGCGGGCCCCGGTGAGCTGCGCCGTTCCGAGCTCCCCCAGCGACAGCGGCGCCAGCTCCACCCGGCGGCCCTCCCGCGAGGAGCGCAGCCCCTCCTCGGCGAGCTGCACGCCGCGGGCGCCGGCCAGGAAGTCGTACGGGTGCGGGGCGTCCTCGATGACGTGACGGAGGAACTGCTCCCACTGGGTCTTGAAGCCGTTCTCGAACACCTCGTTGGCCGGGGACTCGATCCAGTCGGCGGCGTAGTCGTGCTCGTCGGCGAGGTCGGGGTTCCAGACGGGCTTGGGCGTGGCGTTGCGCGGCTGGATCTTGCAGCCGAACAGGCCGACGACCGCGCTGCCGTGCGTGCCGTCGACCTGGAACTCGACCAGCTCGTCGCGGTTGACGCGGGTGGTCCAGCTGGAGTTGAGCTGGGCGGTGACCCCGCCCTCCAGCTCGAAGATGGCATAGGCGGCGTCGTCGGCGGTCGCCGCGTACGGGAGGCCCTGCTCGTCGACGCGCTGCGGGATCTCGGTGACGGCCTGCGCGTAGACCGAGCGGACGCCGCCGAACAGGTTCTCGAGCACGTAGCTCCAGTGCGGGAACATGTCGACGACGATGCCGCCGCCGTCCTCGGCGCGGTAGTTCCAGCTCGGCCGCTGCGCCGCCTGCCAGTCGCCCTCGAACACCCAGTACCCGAACTCGCCCCTGACCGAGAGGATGCGGCCGAAGAAGCCGGAGTCGATCAGCCGCTTGAGCTTGCGCAGGCCGGGCAGGTAGAGCTTGTCGTGCACGACGCCGTTCTTGATGCCGGCGTCGGCGGCGAGGCGGGCGAGCTCCAGCGCCTCCTCGACGCTCTCGGCCGTCGGCTTCTCGGTGTAGATCGCCTTGCCCGCGGCGATGGCCTTGCGGATCGCGGAGGCGCGCGCCTTCGTCACGAGGAAGTCGGCGTAGATCGGCCAGCGGTCGTCGGCGAGCGCGGCGTCGAGATCGGTCGTGAAGTGCTGGAGGTCGTGGCGGCGGGCGAGCTCGGCCAGCTTCTCCTCGTTGCGGCCGACGAGCAGCGGCTCGACCTGCACGCGGCGGCCGTCGGAGAGCTCGACGCCGCCCTGCTCGCGGATCGCGAGGATCGACCGCACGAGGTGCTGCCGGTAGCCCATGCGCCCGGAGACGCCGTTCATGATGATGCCGATGGACGACACGTGAACTCCTTCGTGCTCGTGTGCGCGCCGGTGGGAAAGCGCTTACCAGGAGGGTAGGCGAGGAGGAGGGGCGCGTCAAGCGCGGCCACCCCTCCGGGCCCTCCGTCGAGTTGTCACGACATGCCGTCTCCGGGCGTGCCGAGACGGCGTGTTGCGCCAAATCGTTGGTGGAGGGGGTGGTGTGCGCCGGAGGCGGCCGGTCGGCGGGGGCGGCTGTGGCTGCCGAGGGGGTCAGTGGCCCGGCGTCGACGCTCGGAGGCGGACCTCGGCGGTGATCGCGGGGGCGTCGGCGGCCGGGGTGTCGGCGAGCGCCAGCTCGAGCGCCCTGGCTCCGATCTCGGCGAGCGGGAGGGACACCGAGGTGAGCGCCGGAGCGAGGTCGGCGGCGAGGGGGATGTCGTCGAAGCCGGCCAGCGCGATGTCGGCGCCGGGGGTGAGCCCGGCCTCCCGCACCGCCGTCATCGCGCCGACGGCCATGACGTCGGTGACGGCGAAGACGCAGTCGGGGCGGGCTCCTGACGCGAGCAGCTCGGCCATCGCGCGGTGGCCTCCCTCGCGCGAGAACTCGGCGTGACGGACGTCGGCGCCCAGCACGACGGAGCGGAACCCGTCGACGCGCTCGCGCACGGTGACGAGCTCGGGTGGACCGGCGAGCACCGAGAAGTCCGCGTAGCCGAGGCCGCGCAGCTCCCGAGCGAGCGCGGCGGCGCCGCCCGCGTTGTCGACGGCGATCGACCGCAGCCCCGGCGCGCCGGAGCCGATGGCCGCGACGCGCTCGGAGGAGGCGGAGAAGGCGCCGGCCGCGGAGCCGCCCGCAGCCTCCACCCCCACGACCCGGCTGCCCGCCAGCACGACCGCGCGCGGGCGCTGGCCGCGCAGGGCGGCGAGCGCGGCCTCCTCGCGGGCCACCGACTCCGCGCCCGCGTAGGGGCCGGTCGCCGTGATGGTCACGATCAGGCCGCGCTCGTCGGCCACGTGCATCACGCCCGAGGCGATGGAGGAGAAGTACGGGTCGGCGATGTCGCCGACCACCAGCGCGACGACGTTGCTGGTGCCGCGGGCGACCGCCTGCGCCTGCACGTTGGCGCTGTAGCCGAGGGAGCGGGCGGAGGCGAGGACGCGCTCCTGCAGGTCGGGCTTCACCCGCCGCTCGCTGCCGTTGAGCACGCGCGACGCCGTCGCCAGGGAGACGCCGGCGTGCGCCGCGACCTCGACGAGGGTCGGTGCCTTGTCGCTCATGGGATCAACCTATCGGGCGTGATCCACGGCGGCGCGGGCGCGGCCTC
The sequence above is a segment of the Leifsonia williamsii genome. Coding sequences within it:
- a CDS encoding MFS transporter produces the protein MPDNGVTSADERRMPRRAAISGWFGSALEYYDFAVYGSAAALVFPQIFFPSESPAVALIASLATYGVGYVARPIGAFVLGNFGDKYGRKRVLVFAMMLMGISTLLVGLLPTYAQVGVLAPILLVVLRLIQGFAVAGELGGASAMIVEHAPEGRRGFFTSFSLQGTQAGSILASASFIPLSTFLSPEAFQAWGWRIPFLLSVVVIVAGLIIRTRVEETPAFLREEKQDRVPRVPVAQLFRENGGTVFRAVCMGLANVIGTTVVVFGTAYATQPAYGVGMSPSVYLWIPVLANIVAIILIPLFGMLSDRIGRRPLMIFGPLAAGLLSFAYLFVVSTGNVGLTILLAILIFGVLYQMWNATFASYFQELFPTRTRVTGFAVSQNIALFLTGFLPSIFTAIAPPGSSSVPLIIGTATLVLSLVSAAAAWRSRETAKLGLDALDQKHPSGTPAADGVAETVPGATPDARTSRA
- a CDS encoding glycerate kinase; translated protein: MDEDAADTDRHPLRVVIAPDSFKGTASATEVATALADGWRDARPADEAVLAPMADGGEGTLDAFLAAVPGASRRPVRVTGPAGAPVDAAWVLLPDGTAVVELAATSGLGLLARDGSERLLPLDAHTLGFGQAIGAALDAGAERLVLAIGGSSSTDGGTGALTALGARFLNAAGEPVPLGGRGLRDIAEVDLSGVRALPPGGATILSDVTSPLLGPLGAATVFGPQKGAGPAEIEKLEAGLAALLTVVGRPDSPGAGAAGGTGYGLLAWGAELASGASAVGSVIGLPALIADANVVITGEGRFDSQSAAGKVPTYVAELARAAGASPLLVAGSLAADPDGFAAAVALDRLAGGAAAAMAAPARWARAAAAALARAAR
- a CDS encoding sugar phosphate isomerase/epimerase family protein, which translates into the protein MTAAHPRLSINQATIKHASLADALRATGDAGVPAIGLWREPVAEVGLAEAVRMVADSGLRVSSLCRGGFFTAPPGPERRAALDDNRRAIDETAALAAAGAPGSAAVLVLVAGGLPAGSTDLPGARLRVAEAIAELEPEARAAGVTLAIEPLHPMYAADRAVVSTLAQALDLADPFPAASVGVAVDTFHIWWDPDVLPQIARAGASGRIATYQVCDFLTPIPADALLARGLPGDGHIDFALLTEAVEATGYTGDVEVEIFNADLWAAPPVEAVARTVEAFGRYVPLGERGGAGEGETGAAASVAAGHAANPAVAG
- a CDS encoding DUF993 family protein, translated to MTLTATSLHPVTLLHPDGTTTVADLGEAPAFERPSTPLRSRVAYAAAHVIPKPWADNVPGAPADIDWEATLAFRRHLWSWGLGVADAMDTAQRNMGLDAAATRELIARSAAEARAAGGSIVAGVNTDHVDERVIPLDSVIDAYKQQLHFTEDAGAGVVLMASRHLARAAQTPGDYERVYREVLEAAAAPVVLHWLGTAFDPELEGYFGDADTVLRIIEAAGDRVAGIKLSLLDAEAEVALRARLPHGVRMFTGDDFNYAGLIAGDGERHSDALLGAFAALAPSASAAIQALDAGSPEAFSAILEPTQALSRQVFAAPTYFYKTGVAFLAWLNGHQEAFSMVGGLHAARSLPHLSEIVRLAAACGALEHPELAARRWRGLLAVNGVES
- a CDS encoding Gfo/Idh/MocA family protein — encoded protein: MSSIGIIMNGVSGRMGYRQHLVRSILAIREQGGVELSDGRRVQVEPLLVGRNEEKLAELARRHDLQHFTTDLDAALADDRWPIYADFLVTKARASAIRKAIAAGKAIYTEKPTAESVEEALELARLAADAGIKNGVVHDKLYLPGLRKLKRLIDSGFFGRILSVRGEFGYWVFEGDWQAAQRPSWNYRAEDGGGIVVDMFPHWSYVLENLFGGVRSVYAQAVTEIPQRVDEQGLPYAATADDAAYAIFELEGGVTAQLNSSWTTRVNRDELVEFQVDGTHGSAVVGLFGCKIQPRNATPKPVWNPDLADEHDYAADWIESPANEVFENGFKTQWEQFLRHVIEDAPHPYDFLAGARGVQLAEEGLRSSREGRRVELAPLSLGELGTAQLTGARA
- a CDS encoding LacI family DNA-binding transcriptional regulator — translated: MSDKAPTLVEVAAHAGVSLATASRVLNGSERRVKPDLQERVLASARSLGYSANVQAQAVARGTSNVVALVVGDIADPYFSSIASGVMHVADERGLIVTITATGPYAGAESVAREEAALAALRGQRPRAVVLAGSRVVGVEAAGGSAAGAFSASSERVAAIGSGAPGLRSIAVDNAGGAAALARELRGLGYADFSVLAGPPELVTVRERVDGFRSVVLGADVRHAEFSREGGHRAMAELLASGARPDCVFAVTDVMAVGAMTAVREAGLTPGADIALAGFDDIPLAADLAPALTSVSLPLAEIGARALELALADTPAADAPAITAEVRLRASTPGH